One part of the Ciona intestinalis chromosome 5, KH, whole genome shotgun sequence genome encodes these proteins:
- the LOC100186976 gene encoding voltage-dependent calcium channel subunit alpha-2/delta-1, translated as MKFVIIFVVAITLFQKCHSTSTLLWLDELTKRYAQQINVGMVENETLLSQLKLVYESYHPVIKRIEPSNILKLKLESLQEILKQAETTIMDIAAEGEEIKRSFNNSIRLTNQDIRFYNKESNDSVLFNELVKQNQSKFYFNAKCNCGLQLPEGYLPEDCYQPPGGFERSELFLGQNVSLHTSAVHIPLEVYNEGWQVLNDIAWTQNLDMKFKEKLCSSGTRWMFVGTNTGVFRYFPAKPWNTQCLYHDLHDVTKVSWFVKGMTSPKDVLIMIDTSGSIIGITLSLIQTSVKKLMSTLTENDFFNIFVFNNEPKFLQPSCPNLMQATPKHKQMAAGWLSNLTVHNSSAFEKGFDFAFEILTQSNSLNTTHRPIRAGCNSAILLFTDGGAAYPSQVFKKWNLDKEVRVFTYSVGKPFSSTTTLKQMACNNRGEFTAIPSYSATNLQTRKYLSKLGRPLAFNQKKTNKWTLPYIDHIGSIGSVMTVTRPIYEDYIDDVTAERKLAVSAIVGTDILHDDVQQALDVSEFGSNVYSFGVDNNGFLFHHPKLKQGRLNDPVTVDISDVAIATNITQIRKKMIKRITEDFHVIDMLVSMDGQHINNEESIYSISPVQDSLFSGGISFPLRQLNQLDSGAVVEQRRITFESILFNETNIKSFVYGLQCIKIPADQTCRSTNQITKVSADILMSDVTRETLCAEGEVSKSRFDDLLLHGSVTRRLAISYWKNHFTDSQTVLSVFVASDSLPSVMRVKHISSSYHKEIEELLSEPTSKDFFKRSLHVDPPFTTYTIMKLVTMSMDDVTTTPSSSTAAVFNMTTPFTITQTNSQHVIVASQALRIPTTPHIVPAVTGAVLDHELLKQQLFNISSQQCIGQNCDWSYNCWAQERMCVVLDDGGLLMITNQDQHSTRVGQFFGLIDGDLMKALVRDRVYAQVQIDDHQMVCKSDAVDGNAAARNYVFITNILKIFKWLASSIWFVLQTFVYITITSASALTTVEFNFNEITTPSVELQHCIVRKTIFHFGNQVFPQEGSVECLEHWNRTYQASRIPNSNLIMVVVDTGAQCCDENNFCFQPIQPEELHFEVRDEIPCSKNRYRAPPSECFDVKSLPENQDTECSSCHIQPNVVMQLIFMLFLALILK; from the exons atgaagttTGTCATAATCTTTGTGGTGGCAATTACTTTGTTCCAAAAGTGTCATTCCACCTCCACATTACTCtg GTTGGACGAGTTGACAAAAAGATATGCTCAACAAATCAATGTTGGTATGGTtgaaaatgaaactttattaAGTCAACTGAAActg gtttATGAATCCTATCATCCTGTTATTAAAAGAATTGAACCTTCCaacattttgaaacttaaGTTAGAAAGTTTACAGGAAATACTAAAACAAGCTGAAACGACAATAATG GATATTGCTGCTGAAGGTGAAGAAATCAAACGCTCGTTCAATAATTCAATACGTCTAACG AATCAAGACATCCGCTTCTACAATAAAGAGTCAAATGATTCTGTTTTGTTCAATGaattggtaaaacaaaaccaatcaaagttttatttcaatgcGAAATGTAATTGTGGTCTACAACTGCCGGAGGGATATCTACCTGAAGATTGCTACCAACCACCAGGTGGCTTTGAAAGAAGTGAGCTATTCCTTGGACAAAATGTTTCTTTACATACGAGTGCTGTTCATATCCCGCTTGAAGTTTACAATGAAG GATGGCAAGTGTTGAATGACATTGCATGGACGCAAAATCTTGACatgaaatttaaagaaaaactttGTTCATCTGGTACTCGGTGGATGTTCGTTGGAACTAATACTGGAGTGTTTCGCTACTTTCCAGCCAAGCCGTGGAACACACAATGTTTGTATCATGATctccatgacgtcacaaaagtcTCCTGGTTTGTTAAG GGCATGACCTCTCCAAAGGATGTTCTAATTATGATAGATACAAGTGGAAGTATCATTGGAATAACATTAAGCCTGATACAAAcatctgttaaaaaattaatgtcAACTTTAACagaaaacgatttttttaacatttttgttttcaataacGAACCTAAATTCTTGCAACCATCGTGTCCGAACCTCATGCAAGCAACTCCCAAACATAAACAG ATGGCAGCGGGATGGTTAAGTAATTTAACAGTTCATAACTCATCTGCGTTTGAGAAAGGCTTTGATTTTGCGTTCGAAATTCTCACCCAATCAAATTCTTTAAACACGACACATCGGCCAATAAGAGCAGGTTGCAACTCAGCCATCCTCCTGTTCACTGATGGTGGGGCAGCTTACCCCAGTCAAGTGTTCAAGAAGTGGAATCTTGACAAAGAG GTGCGAGTATTTACATACTCAGTGGGAAAACCATTTTCAAGTacaacaactttaaaacaaatggcGTGCAACAATCGTGGTGAATTTACGGCGATACCTTCATATAGCGCCACCAATCTACAAACAAGAAAATACCTTTCCAAACTTGGACGTCCACTTGCGTTTAATCAAAA GAAAACTAATAAATGGACTTTACCATATATTGATCATATTGGGAGTATCGGGTCGGTAATGACCGTAACAAGGCCAATATATGAAGATtatattgatgatgtcactgcTGAAAGAAAGTTAGCAGTCTCTGCTATTGTAGGGACAGATATTTTACACGATGATGTACAGCAAGCACTTGATGTATCAGAG TTTGGATCAAATGTTTATTCATTTGGAGTTGACAACAATGGATTCCTGTTCCATCACCCAAAGCTAAAACAG GGTCGACTTAATGATCCAGTGACAGTGGATATTTCAGATGTTGCCATAGCGACCAATATAACTCAG ATAAGGAAGAAAATGATTAAAAGAATAACAGAAGATTTCCATGTGATTGACATGTTGGTGTCCATGGACGGACAACATATTAATAATGAAGAATCAATTTATTCAATCTCACCTGTTCAAGATTCATTGTTTAG TGGTGGAATATCCTTTCCTCTTCGTCAATTGAATCAATTGGATTCAGGTGCAGTTGTTGAACAACGAAGGATTACTTTTGAATCAATTCTATTCAATGAAACAAACatcaaaagttttgtttacgGCTTGCAATGCATCAA AATCCCAGCAGATCAAACCTGTCGTTCAACCAATCAAATAACCAAGGTTTCAGCAGATATTTTAATGTCTGATGTTACCCGAGAGActttatgtgctgaag GTGAAGTGAGCAAGTCACGCTTCGATGATCTTCTACTTCATGGTTCAGTGACTCGAAGATTAGCGATTTCGTATTGGAAGAATCATTTTACCGATTCCCAAACTGTGCTGTCTGTGTTCGTTGCTTCGGATTCACTTCCCTCAGTCATGCGTGTCAAACATATCTCATCTTCCTATCACAag GAAATCGAAGAACTCCTTTCTGAGCCAACAtcgaaagatttttttaaacgttcgTTACACGTTGATCCCCCTTTCACCACCTACACAATCATGAAACTTGTAACTATGTCCATGGATGATGTGACAACCACACCTTCAAGCAGCACAGCAGCCGTGTTTAACATGACCACCCCTTTTACCATCACACAGACAAAT TCACAACACGTGATTGTTGCATCGCAAGCCCTTCGTATACCAACTACACCACATATAGTTCCAGCTGTAACAGGTGCTGTGCTTGACCATGAACTACTCAAGCAACAACTATTTAACATCTCTTCACAACAG TGCATCGGTCAAAACTGTGATTGGTCGTATAACTGTTGGGCACAG GAGAGAATGTGTGTTGTTCTTGATGATGGTGGATTGTTAATGATCACCAATCAGGATCAACATTCAACAAGAGTTGGACAATTCTTCGGTTTAATTGATGGTGACCTAATGAAAGCACTGGTGCGTGACAGAGTTTACGCTCAAGTTCAAATAGATGACCACCAGATGGTGTGCAAAAGTGATGCAGTTGATGGAAATGCAGCAGCaagaaattatgtttttatcacCAATATACTAAAAATAT ttaAGTGGTTAGCATCGAGCATATGGTTTGTCTTACAAACCTTTGTATACATCACAATTACATCTGCATCAGCACTAACAACGGTTGAGTTCAATTTCAATGAAATTACAACACCAAGTGTTGAATTGCAGCATTGCATAGTTcgaaaaactatttttcactTTGGAAATCAAGTATTTCCACAGGAGGGGAGTGTTGAGTGCCTAGAACATTGGAACAG GACCTATCAAGCTTCAAGGATTCCAAACTCCAATTTAATAATGGTGGTGGTGGATACAGGAGCACAATGCTGTGATGAAAATAACTTCTGCTTTCAACCAATTCAACCTGAAGAACTTCATTTTGAAGTTCGAGATGAAATACCTTGTAGTAAGAACAG gtaTCGAGCTCCACCGAGTGAATGTTTTGATGTAAAAAGTCTTCCTGAG aaTCAAGATACTGAATGCAGTTCCTGTCATATACAACCAAATGTTGTCATGCAATTGATATTTATGCTATTTCTTGCTTTAATTCTcaaataa
- the LOC101242615 gene encoding dematin-like isoform X2 produces the protein MKPEAELLAVENTLEINNNSAEQNSSFKYSGESGDNENNTSNIEVCSPCIVKPPTHFHHPEYINEVLDNEKQKMVVGSRQITNIHPETGIDRTSLIDDSNIQPFAVSTKNWCLCWYSHWKDKEDIEQLQNEKRRKEQRKRKNEEEVLKLPCSLGKMVLKEQDNLEALQERQTLDPRLASRSPGANDPLCSKPRYNSPIHSSPSRTLREAREVGTSFQNLLSQDTKADGSFTSNEDQFENSTFILVNQEHKMTKGQSMPEITGKIKIFPYHILATTNRRLPRGVDRTQLERHLAIKEFENLFCMTREEFYRQPKWKRMDMKKKVNLF, from the exons ATGAAACCGGAAGCTG AATTACTTGCAGTTGAGAACACATTGGAGATAAATAACAATTCAGCCGAACAG AACTCTTCGTTTAAGTATTCTGGTGAAAGTGGAGACAATGAGAATAATACAAGCAACATAGAAGTTTGTTCCCCTTGTATTGTTAAGCCACCAACACATTTCCATCATCCAG aatacaTCAATGAAGTTTTAgataatgaaaaacaaaaaatggttGTTGGTTCACGACAAATCACTAACATCCACCCGGAAACTGGAATCGATAGAACTTCATTAATTGATGATTCAAATATTCAACCATTTGCTGTATCAACTAAAA ATTGGTGTTTGT GTTGGTATTCACACTGGAAAGATAAGGAAGACATTGAGCAATTGCAGAACGAGAAGAGGAGAAAAGAAcagagaaaaagaaaaaatgaggAAGaa GTTTTGAAATTACCCTGTAGTTTGGggaaaatggttttaaaagaaCAAGACAATTTGGAAGCTTTGCAAGAACGTCAAACATTGGATCCAAGATTAGCTTCAAGATCACCTGGAGCAAATGACCCACTTTGTTCAAAACCAAGATACAACAGTCCAATACACTCAT CTCCGTCACGAACATTGAGAGAAGCTCGAGAAGTCGGAAcaagttttcaaaatttactGTCACAG GATACTAAAGCCGATGGCAGTTTTACTTCGAATGAGG atcAGTTTGAGAATAGCACTTTTATTTTGGTCAATCAAGAACATAAGATGACAAAGGGCCAATCAATGCCTGAAATAACTGGAAAAATAAAG ATATTTCCCTATCACATACTTGCTACAACAAATCGAAGACTTCCAAGAGGAGTTGATCGAACCCAACTAGAG AGACATCTGGCTATCAAAGAATTTGAAAACCTTTTCTGCATGACGCGTGAGGAGTTTTATCGCCAACCAAAGTGGAAAAGAATGGATATGAAAAAgaaagttaatttattttaa
- the LOC101242615 gene encoding dematin-like isoform X3, with protein sequence MKPEAGELLAVENTLEINNNSAEQNSSFKYSGESGDNENNTSNIEVCSPCIVKPPTHFHHPEYINEVLDNEKQKMVVGSRQITNIHPETGIDRTSLIDDSNIQPFAVSTKSWYSHWKDKEDIEQLQNEKRRKEQRKRKNEEEVLKLPCSLGKMVLKEQDNLEALQERQTLDPRLASRSPGANDPLCSKPRYNSPIHSSPSRTLREAREVGTSFQNLLSQDTKADGSFTSNEDQFENSTFILVNQEHKMTKGQSMPEITGKIKIFPYHILATTNRRLPRGVDRTQLERHLAIKEFENLFCMTREEFYRQPKWKRMDMKKKVNLF encoded by the exons ATGAAACCGGAAGCTGGTG AATTACTTGCAGTTGAGAACACATTGGAGATAAATAACAATTCAGCCGAACAG AACTCTTCGTTTAAGTATTCTGGTGAAAGTGGAGACAATGAGAATAATACAAGCAACATAGAAGTTTGTTCCCCTTGTATTGTTAAGCCACCAACACATTTCCATCATCCAG aatacaTCAATGAAGTTTTAgataatgaaaaacaaaaaatggttGTTGGTTCACGACAAATCACTAACATCCACCCGGAAACTGGAATCGATAGAACTTCATTAATTGATGATTCAAATATTCAACCATTTGCTGTATCAACTAAAA GTTGGTATTCACACTGGAAAGATAAGGAAGACATTGAGCAATTGCAGAACGAGAAGAGGAGAAAAGAAcagagaaaaagaaaaaatgaggAAGaa GTTTTGAAATTACCCTGTAGTTTGGggaaaatggttttaaaagaaCAAGACAATTTGGAAGCTTTGCAAGAACGTCAAACATTGGATCCAAGATTAGCTTCAAGATCACCTGGAGCAAATGACCCACTTTGTTCAAAACCAAGATACAACAGTCCAATACACTCAT CTCCGTCACGAACATTGAGAGAAGCTCGAGAAGTCGGAAcaagttttcaaaatttactGTCACAG GATACTAAAGCCGATGGCAGTTTTACTTCGAATGAGG atcAGTTTGAGAATAGCACTTTTATTTTGGTCAATCAAGAACATAAGATGACAAAGGGCCAATCAATGCCTGAAATAACTGGAAAAATAAAG ATATTTCCCTATCACATACTTGCTACAACAAATCGAAGACTTCCAAGAGGAGTTGATCGAACCCAACTAGAG AGACATCTGGCTATCAAAGAATTTGAAAACCTTTTCTGCATGACGCGTGAGGAGTTTTATCGCCAACCAAAGTGGAAAAGAATGGATATGAAAAAgaaagttaatttattttaa
- the LOC101242615 gene encoding dematin-like isoform X1 — protein MKPEAGELLAVENTLEINNNSAEQNSSFKYSGESGDNENNTSNIEVCSPCIVKPPTHFHHPEYINEVLDNEKQKMVVGSRQITNIHPETGIDRTSLIDDSNIQPFAVSTKNWCLCWYSHWKDKEDIEQLQNEKRRKEQRKRKNEEEVLKLPCSLGKMVLKEQDNLEALQERQTLDPRLASRSPGANDPLCSKPRYNSPIHSSPSRTLREAREVGTSFQNLLSQDTKADGSFTSNEDQFENSTFILVNQEHKMTKGQSMPEITGKIKIFPYHILATTNRRLPRGVDRTQLERHLAIKEFENLFCMTREEFYRQPKWKRMDMKKKVNLF, from the exons ATGAAACCGGAAGCTGGTG AATTACTTGCAGTTGAGAACACATTGGAGATAAATAACAATTCAGCCGAACAG AACTCTTCGTTTAAGTATTCTGGTGAAAGTGGAGACAATGAGAATAATACAAGCAACATAGAAGTTTGTTCCCCTTGTATTGTTAAGCCACCAACACATTTCCATCATCCAG aatacaTCAATGAAGTTTTAgataatgaaaaacaaaaaatggttGTTGGTTCACGACAAATCACTAACATCCACCCGGAAACTGGAATCGATAGAACTTCATTAATTGATGATTCAAATATTCAACCATTTGCTGTATCAACTAAAA ATTGGTGTTTGT GTTGGTATTCACACTGGAAAGATAAGGAAGACATTGAGCAATTGCAGAACGAGAAGAGGAGAAAAGAAcagagaaaaagaaaaaatgaggAAGaa GTTTTGAAATTACCCTGTAGTTTGGggaaaatggttttaaaagaaCAAGACAATTTGGAAGCTTTGCAAGAACGTCAAACATTGGATCCAAGATTAGCTTCAAGATCACCTGGAGCAAATGACCCACTTTGTTCAAAACCAAGATACAACAGTCCAATACACTCAT CTCCGTCACGAACATTGAGAGAAGCTCGAGAAGTCGGAAcaagttttcaaaatttactGTCACAG GATACTAAAGCCGATGGCAGTTTTACTTCGAATGAGG atcAGTTTGAGAATAGCACTTTTATTTTGGTCAATCAAGAACATAAGATGACAAAGGGCCAATCAATGCCTGAAATAACTGGAAAAATAAAG ATATTTCCCTATCACATACTTGCTACAACAAATCGAAGACTTCCAAGAGGAGTTGATCGAACCCAACTAGAG AGACATCTGGCTATCAAAGAATTTGAAAACCTTTTCTGCATGACGCGTGAGGAGTTTTATCGCCAACCAAAGTGGAAAAGAATGGATATGAAAAAgaaagttaatttattttaa
- the LOC100184579 gene encoding alpha-centractin-like translates to MDSYDIITNQPVVIDNGSGMVKAGFAGEQVPKSYFPNYIGRPKHVRVMAGALEGDIFIGPKAQEHRGLLNIRYPMEHGIVTDWNDMERIWQYVYSKNELQTFPEEHPVLLTEAPLNPRRNRERAAEIFFETFNVPAFFVSIQAVLSLYSAGKITGLVLDAGDGVTHAVPIYEGFSLPHSIIRTDIAGRDVTKYLQLLLRKEGFNFKTSAEKEIVKTIKEKACYLSQNPSKEEGLENEKKLYSLPDGNSIEIGLAKFRAPEVLFQPDLIGEECLGVHEVVTNSIQKCDMDLRRTLYQNILLAGGSTLFKGFGDRLLSDIKRQAPKDVKIRMLAAQERLYSTWIGGSILASLDTFKKMWVGKREYEEDKHRAVHRKMLQF, encoded by the exons ATGGATTCCTATGATATTATTACAAACCAACCCGTCGTTATTGATAAT GGATCTGGAATGGTGAAAGCGGGCTTTGCAGGTGAACAAGTTCCAAAATCATATTTCCCAAATTA TATTGGACGACCGAAGCATGTGAGAGTGATGGCCGGAGCACTTGAGGGCGATATATTCATTGGACCAAAAGCTCAGGAACATAGAGGTCTcttaaatataagatatccTATGGAG CATGGAATTGTTACGGATTGGAATGATATGGAGAGAATATGGCAGTATGTTTATTCTAAGAATGAACTTCAAACTTTCCCAGAGGAACATCCAGTTCTACTTACTGAGGCTCCACTTAACCCTCGTCGCAACAGAGAACGTGCAGCTGAAATATTCTTTGAAACTTTTAATGTTCCGGCATTCTTTGTTTCCATTCAAGCTGTTTTATCTTT ATATTCAGCGGGAAAGATTACGGGCTTGGTACTCGATGCAGGTGATGGTGTCACTCATGCTGTGCCGATATACGAAGGCTTCTCACTTCCACACTCAATCATTAGAACTGATATTGCTGGAAGAGATGTAACCAA ATATTTACAATTATTGTTGCGGAAAGAAGGTTTCAACTTCAAAACTTCTGCAGAAAAAGAAATTGTGAAGACAATCAAAGAG AAAGCTTGTTATTTGTCTCAAAACCCAAGCAAAGAAGAAGGTcttgaaaatgaaaagaaaCTTTATTCATTACCTGACGGCAACAGCATTGAA ATTGGATTGGCAAAGTTCAGAGCTCCtgaagttttatttcaacCAGATCTTATTGGTGAAGAGTGTTTAGGTGTTCATGAGGTTGTGACTAATAGCATACAGAAATGTGACATGGATTTAAGGAGGACActttatcaaaatattcttcTTGCTGGTGGATCAACTTTGTTTAAAG GTTTTGGTGATCGGTTATTAAGTGATATTAAACGACAAGCACCAAAAGATGTGAAAATAAGAATGTTAGCTGCACAGGAGAGACTTTATTCAACATGGATTGG GGGGTCAATTCTTGCTTCACTCGACACCTTTAAGAAGATGTGGGTGGGCAAGCGTGAATATGAAGAGGACAAACATCGAGCTGTGCACAGAAAAATGCTGCAGTTCTGA